CAATTTGTTTTTCATCAGCAATTCTACCAACATAACAGAATTGATCCTTTTTAGTTAATCCTTCATTGTCATTAATTTTATCAACAAAATGAGGAATGACCTTGATTTTATTATCTTCAATATCAAATTCAGAATGGATATCTTCTTTTTGATAATCCGTAAGTGTAATCATTTTCTCAAACTTTTCACTATTATTTAATGCGTATTTATACGAACCGCGCGTTTTGTCTCCAACAAAGTGTGTACTATGAAACACTAAAACACGTTTTAACGATTTATTACATTCAGACAGTGCTCGATCAAGCAGCCTCGCATCACAAAACACAACATTTCCATCTTCAAAAAAATGATTATAATAGTATGTAAATAATTCTCTTTCAGTTTTAAAGAATTGATATGGATGATTATCTTTGAACAAAGAAATGTATAGTAATGCATTTTCTTTTGAATCTGAAAAATATTTCTTCAAATATATGTTTCCTTTTTTATCATAATATTCTTCATAAATTTTATAATATGTAATAGGTGAGAAATTAATAATTCTATGTAATGTCCCTTTTTCAGTGTATTGTCTTCTTTCTAATTTTCGTTTAGAAAATTGAGACATATAATCCTCAAACTCGACAACTTTTTTATCATGATAAAACCTTCTATATATAAAATATTGATCATTTTTATAATATCTAGCAACGTTATTTTTTAATTTAACTTCCATTCTAGGCATATTTATTTTCGTTGTCTTTACATCTTTTTTAAACCATGTCGAAACTTTCGGCTCTTCTAGCAATTGGTTCCCTGATAACCAATCATATATATTTTCAATAACCACATTATCTGAGATCAATCCTCTTTCTTTCAATTCATCATAAACGTATAAATAATGCGGATTGTAATTCGTTGTAATAATTGTAGACTGCTCGTTTAAATGTTCTTCTAAAAATTTTATTCTAGCCAAAAGCGACTTCGTTCTTCCCCCATGAATGGCTGGCAACGTAGATGTAACCGTGTAAATCATGAAAAATCCCCCTAATGATTCATTATGTATATATCAAATTTTTATTTCACAAAATTTCAATTTATACAATTACTAATATCCATTTTTTTCAATTCAAAACACTTTAAAGGTAAGGATTTTAGTTTTTTATAAGAAGTTTATAAAAAATGTAATGTAGAAAATAATTATAAAAAATCATACAATTTAAAATGAGATTTTACATTTTTATTAAGAAAGGAAATGCTTATGGATGCTAAAAACTATTTCGATTATTTACTATCTTTAGAAGGGAGATATTTATTAACTGCAAATCAACGAAAAGATTTGATTTCTTATCAAAACGGCATAGATGGCGAAAGTTACTTTAAAGCATTTTTAAATAACTTTTCACAACTATCCTATTTAAACGATTTTGAATTCGGATCGAACAATCATGTACAGATTGATTTTTTAGTAGCAACTACAAACAAATTAGTTATTTTTGAAATCAAACATTATAGTGATGAGTGGTACTTTGAAAACGATGTACTAAAGAATCGTTATGGTATTGAAGTGAAATCTCCATTATTGCAGTTGCAACGGCACCAACATGAGCTTCAACAATTACTTTATTCGTGTGGGCATCATCTTGAAATCGAAGGTTATATCGTATTTACAAATCCACATTTTATTCCATCATCCAGCTGGCCACACCATAACTCCCTTATATTGTTTCATGAACTTCATCAACTTTCTCCTATATTATCAATGAAAACATCCCAACAGACATTAGACATATTAAATGTTCTAACACTTCAATCGAAACGACATTCAACCTATTACCAAAAAGAAATCATTACACATTTTGATTTAAACATGGCTGGACTCAGATGCCCACATTGTCGGAAGTTTCATACAATAAAGATAATAAACAAAAAGAAATTCATTACTTGTTCACATTGTCATACTCAAACTAAAACTGAGAAACTAATCTTATTAAATTTAAAGGAATTGCTAATCTTAAAGAGATCGCCGTTTACTTTGAAAGAAGCCATTAAGTGGTGTTATCCAGTAAATGAACATACAATCAGACGTGTATGTAATAAGTATTTTCAGTCTGACACGAATAGAAATCAGCGCTTTTATTTAGATGGTAATAAATCAGATTGATATTGGTTTAAATGCTACACCCTTACTTGCACGTTTGCTCAGTCTTGCTAATAACGACACCTTTATTTGCACGTTCACTCATTCTTGCTAATAACGACACCTTTATTTGCACGTTCACTCATTCTTGCTAATAACGACACCCTTATTTGCACGTTCACTCATTCTTGCTAATATGGGCACCCTTATTTGCACGTTTACTCATTCTTGCTAATTACGACACCCTTACTTGCACGTTCACTCATTCTTGCTAATAACGACACCCTTATTTGCACGTTTGCTCAGTCTTGCTAATAACGACACCTTTATTTGCACGTTCACTCACTCTTGCTAATATGGGCACCCTTATTTGCATGTTTGCTCATTCTTGCTAATATGGGCACCCTTATTTGCACGTTTACTCATTCTTGCTAATTACGACACCCCTCACTCAACCTACCACCTCAATACACCGATACAAACGCCATAAAAAATGGGAGCGGGACAGAAATCTTATTTATATAAAAAAGATTTCGTAGTCCCGCCCCAGCAAGGATGACTAGAGTTAAAAAAAGCTTGATACAAGCGCATTTTTTAACTCAGTCATCTACTGCCAAGATACTAAAAGAGGCCGAGACATTATTAATGTCCCAGCCTCATCTCATATTTACATTAGTATTTGTGGATTTATATCTATTTCTAAACTGAGTTTATCTTTTAAATATTGTTCGTGATAATAGTCATCTAAATATTTTAACGCTGTTAACAACTCAGGTTCATTTTTAAATTTAATGAGTATTTGAAATCGATGTTGATTGTTGATTCTTGCTAATGGACTTGGCGATGGCCCTAATACAAATGATTGTGTTGATAGATGTTGCACGAGTATGCCATGAATATGCTTAGATGCTTTTAATACTTTTCGTTTATCAACATGACTGATTGTTAAATTCACGAGATAATAATAAGGTGGATACTTACCTATCTGCCTAAATTTCATTTCTTTTTGATAAAATGATAAATAATCATTCTTCGTAACATCTAATATCGCATAATGGTCTGGATTATAAGTTTGAATCATTACTTCACCTTGCTTCTCATGTCTTCCAGCACGGCCAGCTACTTGTGTCAGTAACTGGAATGTCTTCTCACTTGATCTAAAATCAGGTAAATTTAACATTGTATCTGCATTGAGTACACCAACAAGCGTAATGTTCTCAAAATCTAATCCTTTCGCTATCATCTGTGTTCCTAACAATATATTCGCTTCTTGATTGCCAAATGCCGTTAACAATCGTTCATGCGCACCTTTCCTAGATGTAGTATCAACATCCATTCTGATTACTTTCGCATTTTCAAAAGTTTCATATATTAATTCTTCTACTTTTTGTGTCCCAACACCCATTTGTCTAATATGTTCACTTTCACAACTTGGGCATAATTGTGGCATTTGTTCACTGTAACCACAGTAATGACATTTTAAATCATCTGTAGTTTTATGATACGTGAGTGAAATATCACAGTTTGGACATTGCGGTACATGTCCGCAATCTCTGCATAATACAAAGGATGAATGTCCACGTCTATTTAAGAATAATACAACTTGTTCGCCTTTATTAATTCTTTCTTGAATCGCTTCAGATAAACTATTTGAGAACATTGAACGGTTACCATCTTTCAATTCTTCTCTCATATCTATTAATTCTATTTCAGGCATTTTCTGCTGATTCACACGTTCAGGTAGCCCTAAATATTGATATACGTTCTTTTCTGCTCTAGCAAAAGTCTCTAAACTTGGTGTCGCAGAACCAAGTACGACTGGACATTTATGATATTCACTTCTCCATATTGCAATTTCTCTTGCATGATATCTTGGATAATCTTCTTGTTTGTACGTTGCTTCATGCTCTTCATCAATAATGATAAGGCCAAGCTTTTCAAATGGCGCAAAAATACTTGATCGTGCCCCTACTGAAACACTGGCTTTACCATCTCTAATCTTCTGCCATTCATCATATTTTTCACCTTTAGAAAGACCTGAATGAAGCACTGCTACTTCATCACCGAATCTCGCTTTAAATCGATTAACCATTTGTGGCGTCAATGCAATTTCAGGAACAAGCATGATCGCTTGCTCACCTTTTTGTAATACTTTTTCTATCGTCTGTAAATAAACTTCTGTTTTACCAGAACCCGTTACACCATGTAATAAAAACGTTTTTGATTCGTTTGCTTGAACCGCTTCATCAATTTGTGAATAAGCATCATGTTGTGCTTCAGTTAACGCTTTGTTATTTTCTTTTTCAAATATTCTATGTTCATAAGGATCTCTTTGTACAACTGCATCATATTTTTCTATGACACCATTTTTCGCTAAAGTGTTAATACTAGAAACTGAAAAGCCTTCTTCTTTTAACGTTTTTAATAATACATCTTCACGTCTATGTTCTATAAGATAATTAACAATATCCAATTGTTTATGCATTTTTTTCAGTGAATCAATCACTTCATCCAATCGATCGGTCACACAAAGTCGTACACAAGTTGCGTATTTTCTCGTTAATTGTTGCCCAACAATTGTATCTTTTATTAAAACTTCTGATTTAACATAACTTTCTAGTTCCGATACAATTTTTAATTTTTGTGCTTGATCAAAAGTTAACAACCCTTCACTATTAAAATAATTTAACAGTACGGCTGGTAAACCTTCTGCATCATTGATTTGATAAACCTTTTGATATTTAGCTTTAATAGCAGCTGGCAACATGATTTCTAACGCTGCAATTCTTCGTGCTAAATGAAAATTCGACATCCATTCGCTAAGTTCAATGAGTTCAGCAGTCAATTCTGGTTTAAAATCTTTAACGCTAATGAGTGGTCGAAGTTTCGAATCATCAATATCACTTGATTTATGCTCACCAATGTCGATGACGAAACCTTGAATTTTACGTGGCCCGAAAGGTACTTCGACTCTTACACCGACTTTAACAACATCTACAATATCGTTCGGGATTGTATAATCAAATATCTTATCAACATTTTTGACAGGTATGTCGACTACAACTTTAGCTATCAAGCTTCCCACCTACTAGTAATTTCATTTAATATTTTAAAAGCAATTTTCTGTTTTGTTTCTTTAGCTAAAGGTACACGTTCACCATTTGCGAAGAAGAGCTCGACTTCGTTATCTGATGATCTAAATCCTATTTCTTGATTAGCAACATGATTGGCTATAATAACATCTGCATTTTTCTTTTTTAATTTACCCATCGCATACGTTTCTACATTATCCGTTTCAGCAGCAAATCCTACTAAATATTGTTTATCTTTATGGTCACCTAAATATTTAAGAATATCTGTCGTTCTCTTAAAGGTCAGTTCTAAATTACCTTCTTTTTTCTTCATTTTATTATTAAACGTTTCTATTGGCGTATAATCAGCTACCGCAGCAGCTTTAATGATCATATCCATATCGTTCATATGTGTTTTCACTGCTTGGAACATATCTTCAGCACTTGTCACTTGAATAAATGTTAAGCCTTGTGGTTGTGGCAAATTCGTTTCCCCACTTACAAGAATGACGTTCGCGCCTAAATTTCTAGCCGCTTCAGCAAGTGCATAGCCCATCTTACCACTTGAACGGTTTGTAAAATACCTTACTGCATCTACTTTCTCTACAGTTGGTCCAGCTGTTACGAGGACATTTTTACCTTGTAAAGAAAATGTTTCAGGATGTGTTTGTTCATTAAAATAATCATCAATAATGGTTTTAATAGTGAGTGGTTCTTCCATACGTCCTTTAGCAACATAACCACATGCTAAATAACCCTCACCAGGCGCAATGAATTTGTATCCATAAGTTCTCAAACGAGACATGTTCTCCACAATCGATGGATGTTCTAGCATATGCACATTCATCGCTGGCGCTATAAATACAGGTGCTGTTGTAGCTAATAGTGTTGATGTCACCATATTATCTGCAATACCATTCGCCAACTTACTAATCGTATTAGCCGTTGCTGGTGCTACAACTACTGCATCTGCCCAATCAGCAAGTGTAATGTGCTGTATTTCTCTTACATCTTTTTCATCAAAGGTATCTGTGTATACCTCGTTACGACTGATTGCTTGAAATGCTAACGGTGTAACAAATTGTTGTGCATGTTCCGTCAGCATGACACGTACGTCATATCCGTTTTGTGTTAATTTGCTCGTCAAATCAATCGCTTTATAGGCTGCTATTCCACCCGTTACAGCTAGAAGTATATTCTTCATTTATGTAATCCTCCGATAACTCATTTCTTAATCTTAGTTTATATTATACATTCTTTAAAATAGACTGTCATGAAACAAACGTTGTTTAAACAAAATAAAAAGACCTTTTATGATTGGTTAAGTTTCCCAAACATAAAAGGTCTTTTTATATACGAATGATTAGTCTTCTAATTTTGCATACACTTTGTGTGCCGCAATCTCTTCAAGTGCTTGACCTACATTTTTTAATGAACGGTATTCGTCTAACAATAAACTTTCAGGGTTTTCTTGTAATTCGCGCGCTCTTTTAGCTGCAGTAGTAACAACTAAATATTTAGAATTAATACTGTCTTTTAATTCATTTTGTGGTGGATATAACATTATTTTTTTGCCTCCAATATCATTTTTCTATATCGTGCTTCAACACGTTCTCTCTTTAAATGTTCTGCTTCAACTATTGATTGTATACGTGCTTTCGCTAATTCAACCTCATCGTTCACAACAACATAATCGTAAAGATTCATCATTTCAACTTCTTTACGCGCTTCAAAAATACGGTTTTGGATAATTTCATCTGATTCAGTACCACGTCCAACAAGTCTCTCTTTCAAATGCTCTAAACTTGGTGGTGCTAAGAAAATGAAAAGCGCATCAGGGAATTTCTTCCTTACTTGTTTCGCACCTTCAACTTCAATTTCTAAAAATACATCATATCCTTTATCCATCGTATCTCTTACATATTGCACGGGTGTTCCATAATAATTACCAACATATTCAGCATACTCTATAAATTGATCATCGGCAATTAAAGCTTCAAATGCTTCTCTTGATTTGAAGAAATAATCAACACCATCTGTCTCTCCTTCGCGCTTTTTTCTAGTCGTCATAGAGATAGAATATTTAAAATCCGTACTTGGATCATCGAATATTGATTTTCGTACAGTTCCTTTACCCACTCCAGACGGTCCAGAGAGCACAATCAGTAACCCTTTTTCAATGTTCATGTCAAACGACCTTTCCTAATGAATACTAACGATTTATTATCATTTTGTTTTTTATATCTTACCATATTTTATTTCTCTGTGGCTAGAGTGTCTCTAAACTTTAAACAGAAATATACTCATTTAATGCCTTACATGTTACAATAAATTGACTTTTGAAAAAGGTGTGAAAACTTATGGCTTTTGATGGCTTATTTACAAGAAAGATCGTAGAAGATATACAGTCGCTCGTTACAGGGCGTATTCATAAAATTTCTGAACCAAGTTCAGATACAATTATTTTAACAATTAGAAGTGAAAGAAAGAATAAACAACTTTTATTATCTACACATGCTAATTTCAGTCGATTTCATTTAACTGCTGAAAAATTTGATAATCCTTTCGATCCTCCAATGTTTCTAAGAGTATTAAGAAAACATTTAGACGGCGGTATTGTTCAAAACATTCAACAAATTGGCAATGATAGATTGGTAGAAATAGATGTTCATTCAAGAGATGAAATTGGTGATTTAAGAAAACGAACAATCGTTTTAGAAATCATGGGTAGACATAGTAACATTATTTTAATTGATGAAGACCGTAAAATCATCGATGGTTTCAAACACCATACACCTAATACAAATACAGCACGTACAATTATGCCCGGGTTTAAATATGAATATCCACCTACTGTGAAGAAACTTAATCCTTTTGAAGTGGATGATATCAACACTTACATTGATTACAATTCAGGTAAAATTGATCGTCAGTTACTACAACAGTTTGAAGGATTCAGCCCGCTTATCACGAAAGAAATCGTATCTAGAAGACCATTTATGAATCAAACAACTTTAGTTGAATCATTTAATGAAGTCATGGAAGAAGTAAAACACAAAACACAACCTGTCATTTATACAGATGATTCAACAGGTAAAGAAATCTTCTATTTCATGCCATTGCATAGTTATGGTCAAGATTATACTGAATACGAAACTTTACATGAATGCTTAGACCGTTTTTACGAATCACGCGGAGAAAGAGAACGCGTGAAACAACGCGCACTTGATTTAGTTAAAATTGTCGATCAACATTTACAAAAAAATCGACATAAATTAGAAAAACTTATTAACGAAAAAGAAGCTGCACGTACAAAAGATGAACAACAGCTTTATGGTGAATTGATCACAGCGAATATGTATCAAATTAAACAAGGTGATAAAACATTAGAGACAATCAATTATTATAATAATGAACCAATATCTATACCTTTAAACCCTACTAAATCACCATCGATGAACGCGCAATACTATTACAAACAATATAATCGACTTAAGACGAGAGAAATAGAATTAGAAAAACAAATATCTCTCACTCAATCGAATATATTGTATTTTGAATCGTTAGAACAACAGCTTGCACATATATCTGTAGAAGACATCGATGATATGCGTGAAGAGCTTGAAGAGCAAGGCTTCGTTAAAAAACGTAAAAATAATAAAAAGAAAAAATCTAATAAAATCACATTATCAACTTTCGTCTCTTCTGATGGACAAACGATATTAGTTGGGAAAAATAATAAACAAAATGATTATTTAACACATAAAGCTTCAAGAAATCATCAACTATGGTTCCATACGAAAGATATCCCAGGATCACATGTTGTTATACAAGAAGACAATCCGACTCAAACTACTATTGAAGAAGCGGCAATGATTGCTGCATACTATTCAAAAGCAAGTCAGTCTGGACAAATTCCAGTAGATTACACAACAATTAAACATGTTCATAAACCAAGTGGTGCAAAACCTGGGTTTGTGACTTATGATAGTCAAACAACACTTTATGTTACGACTGATTATGACGACATTAAACGATTATTAAAAAAATAAACAAAACTAAAATATAAATGCTGTTCCAGTTAAGAGTGCCTGCAAAGACTAAATCTTTGCAGGCATTTTTTACGCTCTAACGTGATAGTCTGCAAAAACAATCTCGTTAGACGGTAAATGGACATCTAAAAAGCACGAATAATATACAAAAAATAAGAAAACATAGCGCTAACGAGATAGTTCTAAGAAACAATCTTTTTAGAAATTCTAACGAGATAGTCTGCGAAAACAATCTCGTTAGACGGTAAATAGACATCTAAAAAGCATGAATAATATACAAAAAATAAGAAAACATAGCGCTAACGAGATAGTTCTAAGAAACAATCTTTTTAGAATTTCTAACGAGATAGTCTGCGAAAACAATCTCGTTAGACGGTAAATAGACATCTAAAAAGCATGAATAATATACAAAAAATAAGAAAACATAGCGCTAATGAGATAGTTCTAGAAAACAATCTTTTTAGAATTTCTAACGAGATAGTCTGCAAAAACAATCTCGTTAGTTCGTTATTTCTTTCTATAAACAAAACAAGCGTATGAAATTTTATCACTATAATAAAATTTCATACGCTTTTTCTATATATTTACTATTAATTTATTTATTTTGTTGCGATTAAATCAATGCCGAACAACCATGGTACAAGGAACCAAACAAACGCGACGATGATAACACAACTGATAAGGTTTAACCAAAAACCAGCCGTCGCCATTTCTCGTATGGTTACTTTCTCTGTACCGAACACTATCGCATTTGGCGGTGTTCCTACTGGTAACATAAATGCACAGTTTGCCGCCATTGCTGCTGGAATCATTAATGCTAATGGATGCACATGAATACCAACTGCAATTGTTGCTAGGATCGGTAATATCATAGTTGCTGTCGCAGTATTAGATGTAATTTCTGTTAAGAATAGAACAAACATCGTAACGATAAAGATGATTAAGATGACATTCACACCATCTAAACCTGAAATTTGTTTCCCCATCCATTTATCTAATCCACTTTCTGTAATGGCTGACGCTACCGCTAATCCTCCACCAAACAGTAATAAAATCCCCCAAGGTAAATCCTTTGCTATTGACCAATCTAATATTCTTGCAAATTTTCTTTTAGCAGGAATTAAGAATAGGATTACAGTAATAAACATGGATATTGTTCCATCTTTAACCAACTCTGTAAATGGCAGTTGCGTTAATAAGAACTCTCGAGATACCCATAAAAATGCTGCTAAACAGAATAATGTAAATACAACTTTTTCTTCGTATGTTGTTTTACCTAATGCTTTTAATTCTTTCGTAATAATTTCTTTACCACCAGGTAATTCCTTCATATCGTGCTTAAATTTCATGAAATTTAAATATGCCCAAGTAATCGCCAGTAATATAATAACGGATGGTACACCCATAACCATCCATTGTCCAAAGCCAATTTCTTCACCAAATATCTTTTCGTATTGACCTTTTAAGATGATTAAAGGTGGTGTTCCGATTAACGTACCTAGCCCACCTATTGTACCTGCATATCCAATACCTAATACGAGTGATTTTTCGAATTGTGTCAGACTATGTTTCTCATTATCTTTGACAGTTAATTCGTGTGCTTCTTTAATAATTGCCATACCGATAGGAATCATAATCATAACAGCCGCTGTATTTGAAACGAACATTGATAATGCACCTGTCGCAACCATAAAACCTAATAATATACGACCCGTACTTGTACCAATACTTTTTATAATGACTAATGCGATTCTCGTATGTAAATTCCATCTTTCCATTGCAATTGCGATAATAAATCCTCCTAAGAATAAGAAAATAATATCATCACCATATGCACTTGAAACAGTCGCACTATCCATAATCCCGCCTAATGGAAATAAGAATAAAGGCATTAAACTTGTTGCCGGAATAGGTATTGCTTCAGTGATCCACCAAACTGCAACCCAAAGTGTCGCTGCTAAAACATAAACCCCTTTTTGACTTAAACCTTCAGCATTAAAGAATAATAAGACACATATAAATAATAATGGTCCTAAAATCAACCCGATTAATTGAGCCGTGTTATAAGCTTTCAATTCAGGTTCAGGCTTCGGTTCCTTTTGTGATTTTAGAGCATCAGTTGAAAAAAACTTCAACATTTCTTTCGTCCTGCCACTCTCTTTCCACAATTTTTGAGAAAACTTGTCTTCTCTTTTAGTCATATTTATACCCCCTTATATTTGTATTCGTTTACATTTTACCAAAGTTTTTACCACAGTAGTACCATTTTCTGAATATTCTATTATATAGGTTGTGTATTCTTTATTCTTTTTAGAATTTTAAAAGCTAGCTTCTATAGTAATATTTAGTGAATTATCATTTACTATTACACAAAAAGGCTGGGACATATATGTCCCAGCCTTTTTAGTATGATTAATGTTCATCTCTTTCGTTATCGAAAAAGCCATTTGACTCTAATTCTTTTTTAATGCTTTTAAATATATTCTTATCGTCTAAATCATATCTTCTTTGTCGATTTACATTCGTATTATTAGAATAACCATTACGTTCAAAAGATTGTGGATCTCTTACTTTATAATGATTAAAGTCAGCTGATTGGTTAGTATCTTTTTTTAGAAAATCATTAATATGTCCCCATTTTTGTATCTGCTCATTTTGTTCTTCTGCAGATAATCGATGTTGGTTTCCCATAAAGACCCCCCTTTTCTTGACTTTATTATAAAGTATCTTTCCAGTCTTTTAAAGTTTTTATATCTTTATTTTCGATATATCCTTTTTCTTCTGCAACCGTAATCAATTCATCATAATTTGATAATGTATAGAAAGGTATTTCCATTTGATTAAATGCTTGTTCTGCTTTATTAATACCATACGTAAATATTGCAAATACGCCTAAAACTTCAGCACCATCTTCAATTAAAGCTTCTACTGCATTAATTGAAGAACCACCAGTAGAGATTAAGTCTTCTATTACAACTACTTTTTTCCCTTTACTTGAAGCACCTTCGATTTGGTTCCCTTTACCGTGACCTTTACTCTTTGAACGGACATAACTCATTGGCAAGCGTAGCTCATCAGCGATAAATGCTGCGTGTGGAATACCTGCAGTAGCAGTTCCTGAAATGATTTCAGCGTCAGGTGCATGTTGCTCGATTAATTTAATTAAATTTTTATAAATATTTTCTCTAATTTCTGGATATGCTAATGTCACACGGTTATCACAATAAATAGGTGATTTTATTCCTGAACTCCAAGTATATGGATCTTCTGGTGATAGTGTTACAGCTTTAATTTCTAATAATGATTGTGCAATATTTTGTGTCATATTTTATCCCTTCCATCTTCTTAATATTTCATGATATCTTGCTACTGGATCTTCATGTTGTGTTATAGAACGACCTACGACGATATGTGTAGAACCTAATTTTTTTGCATCTTCAGGCGTTGTTACTCTTTGTTGATCATGCGTCTTATCAGATTCTAGTCGAATGCCCGGCGTCACTTTTAAGAAATCATTTCCAATATGTTCAGTTATCAATTGTGATTCAAGTGGCGAACAAACGACACCATCCAATTCAGCTTGTTTTGCTATTTCAGCATAATGAATCACAGCGTCTTCGATGGAACTTTGAATATTTTGTTCGCTTCTCATTTGTGCTTCTGTTGTCGATGTTAATTGTGTTACGGCAATCAATTTAGCATTAG
The Mammaliicoccus sp. Dog046 genome window above contains:
- a CDS encoding glycosyltransferase; amino-acid sequence: MIYTVTSTLPAIHGGRTKSLLARIKFLEEHLNEQSTIITTNYNPHYLYVYDELKERGLISDNVVIENIYDWLSGNQLLEEPKVSTWFKKDVKTTKINMPRMEVKLKNNVARYYKNDQYFIYRRFYHDKKVVEFEDYMSQFSKRKLERRQYTEKGTLHRIINFSPITYYKIYEEYYDKKGNIYLKKYFSDSKENALLYISLFKDNHPYQFFKTERELFTYYYNHFFEDGNVVFCDARLLDRALSECNKSLKRVLVFHSTHFVGDKTRGSYKYALNNSEKFEKMITLTDYQKEDIHSEFDIEDNKIKVIPHFVDKINDNEGLTKKDQFCYVGRIADEKQIDHILQAYSQFKNKGYSTKLKIYGKDNNGEIQELKKLCTQLGIDEQVSFEGYTPNPHLVFQESIASFLTSKFEGFGLSVMESINNGCPVISYNIKYGSSELIDNNKNGILIEPNNINELAKGIEIASNQRMKHVKLNDRYCLKSAINNYKELLKDLKC
- the rpoZ gene encoding DNA-directed RNA polymerase subunit omega — its product is MLYPPQNELKDSINSKYLVVTTAAKRARELQENPESLLLDEYRSLKNVGQALEEIAAHKVYAKLED
- a CDS encoding nuclease-related domain-containing protein translates to MDAKNYFDYLLSLEGRYLLTANQRKDLISYQNGIDGESYFKAFLNNFSQLSYLNDFEFGSNNHVQIDFLVATTNKLVIFEIKHYSDEWYFENDVLKNRYGIEVKSPLLQLQRHQHELQQLLYSCGHHLEIEGYIVFTNPHFIPSSSWPHHNSLILFHELHQLSPILSMKTSQQTLDILNVLTLQSKRHSTYYQKEIITHFDLNMAGLRCPHCRKFHTIKIINKKKFITCSHCHTQTKTEKLILLNLKELLILKRSPFTLKEAIKWCYPVNEHTIRRVCNKYFQSDTNRNQRFYLDGNKSD
- the priA gene encoding primosomal protein N': MIAKVVVDIPVKNVDKIFDYTIPNDIVDVVKVGVRVEVPFGPRKIQGFVIDIGEHKSSDIDDSKLRPLISVKDFKPELTAELIELSEWMSNFHLARRIAALEIMLPAAIKAKYQKVYQINDAEGLPAVLLNYFNSEGLLTFDQAQKLKIVSELESYVKSEVLIKDTIVGQQLTRKYATCVRLCVTDRLDEVIDSLKKMHKQLDIVNYLIEHRREDVLLKTLKEEGFSVSSINTLAKNGVIEKYDAVVQRDPYEHRIFEKENNKALTEAQHDAYSQIDEAVQANESKTFLLHGVTGSGKTEVYLQTIEKVLQKGEQAIMLVPEIALTPQMVNRFKARFGDEVAVLHSGLSKGEKYDEWQKIRDGKASVSVGARSSIFAPFEKLGLIIIDEEHEATYKQEDYPRYHAREIAIWRSEYHKCPVVLGSATPSLETFARAEKNVYQYLGLPERVNQQKMPEIELIDMREELKDGNRSMFSNSLSEAIQERINKGEQVVLFLNRRGHSSFVLCRDCGHVPQCPNCDISLTYHKTTDDLKCHYCGYSEQMPQLCPSCESEHIRQMGVGTQKVEELIYETFENAKVIRMDVDTTSRKGAHERLLTAFGNQEANILLGTQMIAKGLDFENITLVGVLNADTMLNLPDFRSSEKTFQLLTQVAGRAGRHEKQGEVMIQTYNPDHYAILDVTKNDYLSFYQKEMKFRQIGKYPPYYYLVNLTISHVDKRKVLKASKHIHGILVQHLSTQSFVLGPSPSPLARINNQHRFQILIKFKNEPELLTALKYLDDYYHEQYLKDKLSLEIDINPQILM
- the coaBC gene encoding bifunctional phosphopantothenoylcysteine decarboxylase/phosphopantothenate--cysteine ligase CoaBC, which gives rise to MKNILLAVTGGIAAYKAIDLTSKLTQNGYDVRVMLTEHAQQFVTPLAFQAISRNEVYTDTFDEKDVREIQHITLADWADAVVVAPATANTISKLANGIADNMVTSTLLATTAPVFIAPAMNVHMLEHPSIVENMSRLRTYGYKFIAPGEGYLACGYVAKGRMEEPLTIKTIIDDYFNEQTHPETFSLQGKNVLVTAGPTVEKVDAVRYFTNRSSGKMGYALAEAARNLGANVILVSGETNLPQPQGLTFIQVTSAEDMFQAVKTHMNDMDMIIKAAAVADYTPIETFNNKMKKKEGNLELTFKRTTDILKYLGDHKDKQYLVGFAAETDNVETYAMGKLKKKNADVIIANHVANQEIGFRSSDNEVELFFANGERVPLAKETKQKIAFKILNEITSRWEA
- the gmk gene encoding guanylate kinase; the protein is MNIEKGLLIVLSGPSGVGKGTVRKSIFDDPSTDFKYSISMTTRKKREGETDGVDYFFKSREAFEALIADDQFIEYAEYVGNYYGTPVQYVRDTMDKGYDVFLEIEVEGAKQVRKKFPDALFIFLAPPSLEHLKERLVGRGTESDEIIQNRIFEARKEVEMMNLYDYVVVNDEVELAKARIQSIVEAEHLKRERVEARYRKMILEAKK